The Pyrus communis chromosome 2, drPyrComm1.1, whole genome shotgun sequence genome includes a window with the following:
- the LOC137727001 gene encoding probable flavin-containing monooxygenase 1: MGKQVAVVGAGISGLLACKYTLSKGFQPIVFESTSSIGGVWTKTVESTKLQTPKPLYQFSDFPWPSSVEEDFPSQHEVLDYIQSYAQHFDLLKHIKFDTEVCGIEYEGASEDEMQAWSHWGGTGEPFSSKGKWKVAVEDKHSRSTEVYLVDFVILCIGRFSGVPNIPEFPFNKGPEAFHGEVIHSKDYSAMDYERARNFVKGKRVTVVGFQKSALDIAMECSNRNGIEHPCTVIYKTEHWTLPDYLPWGVPLTYLYLNRFSELLIHKPGEGILLGLLATILSPLRWGFSKFVESYVTKKLGLAKYGMVPKHRFLQEISSCLISTIPEKFYDRVQEGSIILKKSPSSFSFCQEGVLVEGEVSHVKTDLVILATGFRGDKKLKDMFVSPTFQDYIAGSTEAILPLYRECIHGRIPQLAVIGFSESLSNLYTSEMRCRWVAELLGGTFTLPSIKEMEKDVNEWDGFAKRYAGKYYRRSCNGTLHIWYNDQLCKDMGWNPKRKKGLFAELFEPYGPLDYAPS, encoded by the exons ATGGGAAAGCAGGTGGCCGTTGTAGGAGCTGGGATTAGTGGCCTCCTTGCCTGCAAGTACACACTTTCAAAGGGATTTCAGCCTATTGTGTTTGAATCTACGAGCAGCATTGGAGGAGTGTGGACCAAAACTGTTGAGTCTACCAAGCTCCAAACTCCTAAACCGCTTTACCAATTCTCAGATTTTCCATGGCCGTCTTCAGTGGAAGAGGACTTTCCTAGCCAGCATGAAGTTTTGGATTACATCCAATCATATGCTCAACATTTTGACTTGCTTAAGCACATCAAATTCGACACCGAAGTGTGTGGCATTGAGTATGAAGGTGCATCTGAGGATGAGATGCAAGCTTGGAGTCACTGGGGTGGAACTGGAGAGCCTTTCAGCTCCAAAGGGAAATGGAAAGTTGCAGTAGAAGACAAACATAGCCGTTCAACGGAG GTTTACCTTGTGGACTTTGTGATCCTCTGCATCGGACGGTTTAGTGGTGTTCCAAACATTCCTGAATTCCCTTTCAACAAGGGCCCAGAAGCATTTCATGGGGAGGTTATACACTCAAAGGATTACTCCGCAATGGATTACGAAAGAGCGCGTAACTTCGTGAAAGGAAAGCGTGTAACAGTTGTTGGATTTCAGAAATCTGCACTGGACATTGCAATGGAGTGTTCGAACAGAAATG GGATTGAACATCCATGCACAGTAATTTACAAGACAGAGCATTGGACTCTTCCTGACTATCTTCCATGGGGTGTGCCCCTGACATACCTATACCTTAATCGCTTCTCGGAGCTGTTGATTCATAAGCCTGGTGAAGGCATCCTACTTGGTCTCCTTGCAACAATTCTTTCACCTCTG AGATGGGgattttcaaaatttgttgAAAGCTACGTAACTAAGAAGCTTGGGTTGGCCAAGTACGGAATGGTACCTAAGCATAGATTTCTTCAAGAAATCAGTTCTTGTCTGATCTCAACAATACCGGAAAAGTTCTACGATCGAGTCCAAGAGGGAAGCATCATACTGAAAAAATCCCCCAGCAGCTTCAGCTTTTGCCAGGAAGGCGTTTTGGTTGAAGGGGAAGTATCCCATGTGAAGACAGATTTGGTGATACTCGCTACTGGGTTTAGAGGTGATAAAAAGCTGAAAGACATGTTTGTGTCTCCTACCTTTCAGGACTATATAGCTGGTTCGACGGAGGCCATATTACCCCTCTACAG GGAATGCATACATGGACGAATTCCACAACTAGCCGTAATTGGATTTTCCGAGAGTCTTTCGAACTTGTACACCTCCGAGATGAGATGCAGGTGGGTAGCTGAGCTTCTTGGAGGCACATTTACGTTACCAAGCATAAAAGAGATGGAGAAAGATGTGAACGAATGGGACGGATTCGCAAAGCGATACGCGGGCAAATACTATCGGAGATCATGCAACGGTACCCTTCATATATGGTACAACGACCAGTTGTGCAAGGACATGGGATGGAACcctaaaagaaagaagggacTATTTGCTGAATTATTTGAGCCTTATGGACCATTGGATTATGCTCCATCTTAA